The following are from one region of the Paenibacillus sabinae T27 genome:
- a CDS encoding Gfo/Idh/MocA family protein translates to MKINKRGVGVIGANMNGSWGALAHLPALLALPEFQAAAVCTTRQDSADETAKHFGIPHAFTDPYELAIHPDVDLVTIAVKVPEHKKLVQTALQVGKSVLCEFPLGRSSAEAADLLHASEEKGVRHFAGLQSRANPAVRYLKDLIAEGYIGEIRAVHCSYALPLFPSRSKQIPQSRVYLLDKTNGANHLTIAAGHLLDGLTYLLGPFSEVSAVLETQAERIPTIETGEVVQATSPDHVVIIGKLAGGAIMNTHIRNTHIGHFSIEINGTEGDLILQSNENFMFQIDSFTLKGAQPGNKAFGDLPIPPQYILQPSGLPAGPAFNLAGLYREIYSDLENNSRLAPDFHTALAAHTLIDAVQRAADTGTRQSTEPMN, encoded by the coding sequence ATGAAAATAAACAAACGGGGAGTCGGTGTCATTGGTGCGAATATGAACGGGTCCTGGGGAGCACTTGCCCACCTTCCGGCATTGCTCGCGCTTCCTGAATTTCAGGCGGCCGCCGTTTGCACCACCCGTCAAGACAGCGCTGATGAAACGGCGAAGCATTTTGGCATCCCCCATGCTTTTACCGATCCGTATGAGCTGGCCATCCATCCGGATGTCGATCTGGTAACGATCGCGGTTAAAGTACCCGAGCATAAGAAGCTGGTACAAACCGCGCTGCAGGTCGGAAAATCCGTCCTTTGCGAGTTTCCGCTCGGACGATCGTCCGCTGAGGCGGCTGATTTGCTCCATGCATCAGAAGAAAAGGGGGTCCGTCATTTTGCCGGACTTCAGTCCCGGGCCAACCCGGCTGTCCGCTACCTGAAAGACTTGATTGCCGAAGGATACATCGGGGAAATCCGGGCCGTACACTGCAGCTACGCGCTGCCTCTCTTCCCTTCACGGTCAAAGCAGATCCCTCAATCCCGAGTCTATTTGCTGGACAAGACAAACGGAGCGAACCATCTAACAATAGCCGCTGGGCACTTGCTGGATGGGCTGACGTATCTGCTTGGCCCCTTCTCAGAAGTGTCGGCGGTTCTGGAGACACAGGCTGAGCGGATACCCACGATTGAAACAGGAGAGGTCGTTCAAGCCACCTCGCCCGATCATGTGGTCATCATCGGCAAACTGGCGGGCGGAGCGATTATGAATACCCATATCCGCAACACCCACATCGGACATTTCTCGATTGAAATAAACGGGACGGAAGGCGACTTGATCCTGCAATCGAACGAGAACTTCATGTTTCAGATCGACTCTTTCACGCTGAAGGGAGCGCAGCCGGGCAACAAAGCCTTCGGCGATCTGCCCATTCCTCCACAGTATATTTTGCAGCCTTCGGGTCTGCCAGCGGGTCCCGCATTTAATCTGGCCGGGCTGTACAGGGAAATTTACAGCGATCTGGAGAACAACTCCCGCCTGGCTCCCGATTTCCATACGGCACTGGCCGCCCATACATTGATCGACGCGGTACAAAGAGCCGCCGATACCGGGACGAGACAATCAACGGAGCCTATGAACTAA
- the serS gene encoding serine--tRNA ligase, translated as MLDMGWIRENAELVRQTAKWKKVDFPLGELLEWDDRRRERRRETEDLRTRRNALTKEVESLLRQGKLAEGEAAKEQVREIGGRLADLEPRLAEAETKCRELMLLAPNPVSKDTPIGESDKDNVEVRRFGELPAFGFEPRDHVELGELHDIIDIPRGVKAGGPRSYTLKGTGVYLHLAVQRLALDVLTARGFTVMDVPAIVRPETLERTGFFPSGMDQTYELSGENRWLAGTSEVPLVSLYSDEIVDLTEPMRLAGISPCFRREVGSAGRDVRGLYRVHQFSKIEQVVLCENDPEVSERMLQEILANAEHILQLLELPYRVVAVCTGDMSLKTHKQYDIETWMPGRSAYGETHSASNLLDFQARRSNIRYRDAGGRARYCHTLNNTAAATPRILIPLLENHQREDGSIYIPQALRKYMDGREVIPAPQTAL; from the coding sequence ATGCTGGACATGGGTTGGATCAGGGAAAATGCGGAGCTTGTCAGACAGACGGCCAAGTGGAAAAAGGTTGATTTTCCGCTAGGTGAGCTGCTGGAATGGGATGACCGCCGGCGCGAGCGGCGCCGGGAGACGGAAGATCTCCGGACGCGGCGCAATGCGCTGACCAAGGAAGTGGAGTCGCTGCTGCGGCAGGGGAAGCTTGCGGAGGGTGAAGCGGCCAAGGAACAGGTAAGGGAGATCGGCGGAAGGTTGGCTGATCTGGAACCGCGGCTGGCTGAAGCGGAGACCAAATGCCGGGAGCTAATGCTCCTGGCTCCAAATCCCGTGTCGAAAGATACGCCGATCGGCGAGAGCGACAAGGACAATGTGGAGGTCCGGCGCTTCGGGGAGCTTCCGGCCTTCGGCTTTGAGCCCCGGGATCATGTGGAGCTTGGCGAGCTGCATGACATTATTGACATTCCGCGCGGCGTCAAGGCGGGCGGGCCCCGCAGCTATACGCTCAAGGGAACCGGGGTATATCTGCATCTCGCCGTGCAGCGGCTCGCGCTTGATGTACTGACCGCCAGAGGGTTCACGGTTATGGACGTACCGGCAATCGTCCGCCCGGAGACGCTTGAACGCACGGGCTTCTTCCCCAGCGGGATGGACCAGACCTATGAGCTGAGCGGCGAGAACCGCTGGCTTGCGGGCACCTCGGAGGTACCGCTTGTCTCGCTGTACAGCGACGAAATCGTTGACTTGACGGAGCCGATGAGACTGGCCGGGATATCGCCCTGCTTCCGGCGCGAGGTCGGCTCGGCGGGACGTGACGTGCGCGGGCTGTACCGCGTGCACCAGTTCTCGAAGATCGAGCAGGTTGTCCTGTGCGAGAACGACCCGGAGGTTTCGGAGCGCATGCTGCAGGAGATTTTGGCGAACGCCGAGCATATTTTGCAGCTGCTGGAGCTGCCCTACCGCGTCGTGGCCGTCTGCACCGGCGACATGTCGCTGAAGACGCACAAGCAGTACGACATCGAGACGTGGATGCCGGGGCGCAGCGCCTACGGAGAGACGCACTCGGCGTCGAATCTACTGGATTTCCAGGCCCGCCGCTCGAATATCCGCTACCGGGACGCGGGCGGCAGGGCGCGATACTGCCACACGCTGAACAATACGGCGGCGGCCACGCCGCGCATCCTTATCCCGCTGCTGGAGAACCACCAGCGGGAGGACGGCTCGATTTATATTCCGCAGGCTTTGCGGAAGTATATGGACGGGCGGGAGGTTATTCCCGCGCCGCAGACGGCGCTGTAA
- a CDS encoding response regulator transcription factor, whose product MNKILVVDDEPHIRKLIKLYLENSSFDVIEAEDGQEALDYVAHTKVDLMVVDVMMPRIDGIELTEAIRGYLDIPILIISAKGESMDKVRGFTAGTDDYLVKPFDPVELVLRVKSLLKRYNMTATKTIQLDGITVDLESLTVTSQEMTVHLKKKECELLFMLAGSPGRIFTRTQLIESLWGMDYEGDERTVDVHIKRLRQQMEPFPSVLITTVRGLGYRMEPMEHV is encoded by the coding sequence ATGAACAAGATATTGGTTGTGGACGATGAGCCCCATATCCGTAAATTAATCAAGCTTTATCTGGAAAATAGCTCTTTCGATGTCATTGAGGCGGAGGACGGACAGGAAGCGCTGGATTACGTGGCGCATACCAAAGTCGATTTAATGGTTGTGGATGTCATGATGCCCCGCATTGACGGGATAGAGTTAACCGAAGCGATACGCGGATACTTGGATATCCCGATATTGATCATTTCGGCGAAAGGCGAATCCATGGATAAAGTCAGAGGGTTCACAGCGGGGACGGACGATTATTTGGTCAAGCCGTTTGATCCGGTTGAGCTGGTTCTGCGGGTGAAATCTCTTCTCAAACGGTACAACATGACCGCTACCAAGACCATTCAACTGGATGGAATCACGGTGGACCTTGAATCGTTAACGGTGACTTCGCAGGAGATGACCGTACACCTGAAAAAGAAAGAATGCGAGCTGTTATTTATGCTGGCCGGTTCACCCGGCCGTATTTTTACCCGGACACAGCTAATCGAAAGTTTGTGGGGGATGGATTACGAAGGAGATGAGCGGACGGTTGATGTCCATATCAAACGTTTACGCCAGCAAATGGAGCCATTCCCTTCCGTGCTCATAACAACGGTTAGAGGACTCGGATATCGAATGGAGCCTATGGAGCATGTTTAG
- a CDS encoding methyl-accepting chemotaxis protein codes for MSSWVGSRKTKNIWRFFGLQPGIALLNRLSFLGKFTLIGIAVLVPVFVLAGQSAVESRSSVAVTKVQIEGLKAVEITGGLLRLMERHSIVQAGTYAGVPDNGELKNSEAEIDRSLESLKTQLVAFPSDASLQEKWKAYQDQWNAVKKEGPNLRRLESLDVHMQLLNQTVELIDLLGVKSELLLESDPELFLIKEETLRKFPSFLHQLGLFQVDTLTAAAQTTIDDVVKNTIAADWDSVQSGWNRIYSPTGGAAGQDESLGAVRAGDAGTQESVALALDKVESGVLLPLKVSLNQGEWLELSENALNRSFAQWNARIGWVNDRLEQQVQDRNRQVFWTQLIGGAAILFSLYLFTALYRSITRVVTEIKQTASRMADGDLSVRFHVDTKDELKVIANSFNHIAESFKSVLTEIGQSSSQLAASAEQLSQSAKQTSKASGHIAGITEKIADGAGLQVLKVEESVHTIHEVAAQIQEISERAISVAETTSTASLKSSKGGEAVRTVTEQMKSITGSVDRVGKVIARLSSISQQVGQMNEDITQLSQQTHLLSLNAAIEAARAGEHGRGFSVVAEEVKNLAEQSSRSAEQIAGLIQTIRSDIGHAANSMQEATKEVDLGMELVHTAGSLFTEIEHYVDEVKNQVQEVSAATQQISAGTGYVVQSIQGISDVANTTASGTQDVSAAAEQQLASMEEMSSSFHAVTDMAEGMQVLVNRFRV; via the coding sequence ATGAGCTCATGGGTTGGTTCACGTAAAACGAAGAATATATGGAGGTTTTTTGGACTCCAGCCGGGAATCGCTTTACTCAACAGATTGTCTTTTCTGGGTAAGTTCACTCTGATCGGAATAGCCGTACTTGTGCCGGTGTTTGTATTGGCTGGGCAATCCGCGGTCGAATCCCGAAGCTCGGTTGCGGTTACGAAGGTTCAGATCGAGGGACTGAAGGCAGTGGAAATAACGGGAGGACTTTTGAGGCTGATGGAGCGGCATTCGATCGTACAGGCAGGTACTTATGCGGGGGTGCCGGATAACGGAGAGCTAAAGAACTCCGAAGCCGAGATCGACCGGTCGCTGGAGTCTCTTAAGACCCAACTGGTCGCCTTTCCAAGCGACGCTTCCCTTCAGGAGAAATGGAAGGCTTACCAGGACCAATGGAACGCAGTTAAAAAAGAAGGCCCCAATTTGAGACGCCTGGAAAGTCTCGACGTACATATGCAGCTGTTGAACCAGACGGTGGAGCTGATCGACCTTCTGGGGGTGAAGTCGGAGCTCTTGCTGGAGAGTGATCCCGAATTGTTCCTGATCAAAGAAGAGACTCTCCGCAAATTCCCTTCGTTCCTGCATCAGCTCGGATTGTTTCAGGTGGATACGCTGACCGCGGCAGCGCAGACCACCATTGATGATGTGGTCAAGAACACGATAGCCGCCGACTGGGATTCCGTGCAGAGCGGCTGGAACCGTATTTATTCGCCGACTGGCGGCGCCGCAGGCCAGGATGAGTCGCTGGGAGCGGTGAGAGCCGGGGATGCGGGGACACAGGAGAGTGTTGCGCTTGCGCTGGACAAGGTGGAATCCGGAGTGCTGCTGCCGCTTAAGGTCTCACTGAATCAGGGTGAATGGCTGGAGCTGTCGGAGAATGCGCTGAACCGTTCGTTTGCGCAGTGGAATGCACGAATCGGCTGGGTCAATGACCGATTGGAGCAGCAGGTTCAGGATCGCAACCGGCAGGTCTTCTGGACCCAACTGATCGGCGGAGCGGCCATTCTGTTCTCGCTGTATTTGTTCACGGCGCTTTACCGGTCGATTACCCGGGTAGTGACCGAGATCAAGCAGACGGCCTCCCGGATGGCCGACGGGGATCTATCCGTCCGGTTTCATGTCGATACCAAGGATGAGCTAAAGGTGATTGCCAACAGCTTTAATCATATAGCCGAGTCGTTCAAGTCCGTTCTGACCGAAATCGGCCAGTCTTCCAGCCAATTGGCGGCCTCTGCCGAGCAGTTGTCCCAAAGCGCCAAGCAAACCTCCAAAGCGTCCGGGCATATCGCGGGAATTACTGAAAAAATCGCCGACGGCGCCGGTCTTCAGGTGCTGAAGGTGGAAGAAAGCGTACATACCATTCATGAGGTGGCAGCGCAAATTCAGGAAATCTCCGAGCGCGCCATTTCGGTTGCCGAAACAACGTCCACCGCCTCCCTCAAATCGTCCAAAGGCGGGGAAGCCGTTCGGACCGTCACTGAACAGATGAAGTCCATCACCGGCTCCGTCGACAGGGTCGGGAAGGTCATTGCCCGGCTGTCATCCATATCCCAGCAAGTCGGGCAAATGAATGAGGACATTACGCAATTGTCGCAGCAGACTCATTTATTGTCGCTGAACGCCGCCATTGAAGCGGCCAGGGCGGGAGAGCACGGACGCGGCTTCTCGGTAGTCGCCGAGGAGGTCAAGAATCTGGCCGAGCAATCTTCCCGTTCCGCCGAACAGATCGCCGGTCTCATTCAGACCATTCGATCCGACATCGGCCATGCGGCAAATTCCATGCAGGAGGCAACGAAGGAGGTGGATCTGGGCATGGAGCTTGTCCATACGGCGGGCAGCTTGTTCACCGAGATCGAACATTATGTCGACGAGGTGAAGAATCAGGTTCAGGAAGTATCGGCGGCCACCCAGCAAATCTCAGCCGGTACAGGGTATGTCGTGCAGTCGATTCAAGGCATCTCCGACGTAGCGAATACCACCGCATCCGGAACCCAGGACGTCTCCGCCGCGGCCGAGCAGCAGCTCGCATCGATGGAAGAGATGTCCTCGTCCTTCCATGCTGTAACCGATATGGCAGAAGGGATGCAGGTGCTGGTAAACCGCTTCCGGGTATAG
- a CDS encoding ATP-binding cassette domain-containing protein produces the protein MKLLEIKDVNKSYKLAGKEKIAVLRGVNLSFDSGEFVSILGESGSGKSTLMNIIGGMDSDYEGEVIVQGKSLRSMKEKEIDAYRKNKIGFIFQSFNLIPHLTVLENVTIAMQMMDKSEKERNRRALEILEEVGLKGHVKKRPNQLSGGQKQRVAIARALANDPDIILADEPTGALDQETSEQILELLDSIAQKGVLIITVTHSQRVADFGSRIVRVEDGSIREDQALKERYHSEKKSVDKKGKSLSFLASFKLAIRNMQLKAKRNMLVALGASIGISSVLLMLSLGNGVTGYINDQINSSTNPLLIDVVKSAGGNVKAQGGPPAERLVGDPFTEEDVAKISGIKDVKSVEKATTIREKSNIVYGSKNYALPALQTVTDSVTESNIEAGTLPSGNEVLLSTGFAQRLTNEQSYGTLVGKSVKLFVNEMNSSNQPVIVEQELTVSGIYKQADRGPVGGADAYVAYSTLEEAYKQHKISLSPLQLNAYAANVNDVEHIKTDIENAGFVTSPTTKLMKQLTTYINLASWVLAAIAGISLLVSGIMILIVLYVSVVERTREIGILRAIGARKKDIQRIFFSESALIGLLSGGIAIAGALLVSFVLNMILDRAFGVELIQLTPSYMLFGLGISTLISVMAGLLPSSKAAKLDPMESLRYE, from the coding sequence ATGAAATTATTAGAGATCAAAGATGTAAACAAATCGTACAAGCTGGCCGGAAAGGAAAAAATAGCGGTACTCCGCGGCGTAAATCTAAGCTTTGACAGCGGCGAGTTTGTTTCCATTCTGGGAGAGTCGGGCTCGGGAAAGTCAACGCTCATGAATATTATCGGCGGCATGGATTCGGATTACGAAGGTGAAGTGATCGTACAGGGGAAATCGCTGAGATCCATGAAAGAGAAGGAAATCGATGCGTACCGGAAAAATAAAATCGGGTTTATTTTTCAGAGCTTCAACCTGATTCCCCATCTGACCGTGCTTGAAAATGTAACCATTGCGATGCAGATGATGGATAAAAGCGAGAAGGAAAGAAACCGGCGCGCGCTGGAAATTTTGGAGGAAGTGGGCTTGAAGGGGCATGTGAAGAAGCGGCCGAATCAGCTGTCGGGGGGGCAGAAGCAGCGTGTTGCCATTGCGCGGGCATTGGCGAACGATCCGGATATTATTTTGGCGGATGAACCGACAGGCGCGCTTGATCAAGAAACCAGTGAACAAATTCTGGAGCTTCTTGACTCTATCGCGCAAAAAGGCGTTCTCATCATTACAGTAACGCATTCACAAAGAGTGGCCGATTTCGGCAGCCGGATTGTAAGGGTAGAGGATGGGAGCATAAGGGAAGACCAGGCTTTAAAAGAGCGTTATCATTCGGAGAAGAAATCGGTAGATAAAAAAGGGAAGAGCTTAAGCTTTCTGGCTTCTTTTAAACTGGCGATCCGAAACATGCAATTAAAGGCCAAAAGAAATATGCTTGTCGCTTTGGGAGCTTCAATCGGTATATCCAGCGTCCTGTTGATGCTGTCGCTAGGGAATGGCGTAACCGGCTATATCAACGACCAAATTAATTCCAGCACGAATCCGCTTCTTATTGACGTAGTGAAGTCGGCAGGCGGGAACGTTAAGGCGCAGGGTGGCCCGCCCGCTGAGAGGTTGGTAGGAGATCCGTTTACCGAAGAAGATGTGGCGAAGATAAGCGGTATTAAAGATGTGAAGAGCGTAGAGAAAGCAACGACTATCAGAGAGAAATCCAACATCGTATACGGTAGTAAAAATTATGCGCTTCCGGCCTTGCAGACCGTTACGGATTCGGTTACAGAGAGCAATATCGAAGCGGGAACCCTTCCGTCCGGGAATGAGGTGCTGTTATCGACCGGTTTTGCGCAGCGCTTAACCAATGAACAATCATACGGCACCCTCGTAGGGAAATCCGTCAAATTATTTGTGAACGAAATGAACTCAAGCAATCAACCCGTTATCGTGGAACAAGAGCTTACTGTCTCGGGAATCTATAAGCAGGCGGACAGGGGGCCGGTTGGGGGAGCGGATGCTTATGTGGCTTACAGCACGCTTGAAGAAGCCTATAAGCAGCACAAGATCAGTTTAAGTCCGCTGCAGCTTAATGCTTATGCCGCAAATGTGAATGATGTGGAACATATCAAAACGGATATCGAGAACGCCGGATTTGTGACATCTCCCACCACCAAGCTTATGAAGCAGCTGACAACCTATATCAATCTGGCCTCCTGGGTGCTCGCCGCCATTGCAGGTATTTCCCTGCTGGTTTCCGGTATAATGATTCTGATCGTTCTGTATGTAAGCGTAGTGGAGCGTACCCGAGAGATTGGTATTTTACGTGCAATCGGCGCAAGGAAGAAAGATATTCAGCGCATTTTCTTTTCTGAATCGGCCCTGATTGGCCTGCTGAGCGGTGGAATTGCCATTGCGGGCGCCTTGCTGGTCAGCTTTGTGCTTAATATGATTCTTGACCGTGCATTTGGTGTGGAGCTGATTCAATTAACGCCTTCGTATATGCTCTTTGGATTAGGTATCAGCACTTTGATCAGCGTTATGGCCGGATTGCTCCCTTCATCCAAAGCTGCCAAGTTGGACCCTATGGAATCACTTCGGTACGAATAG
- the ssuE gene encoding NADPH-dependent FMN reductase: MAKIVIINGTPSLVSRINAVIEHAEHALLGKGFEASRINVAELPPEDLIHTKFESEAIVKANGLVAEADALVIVSPVYKASYTGVLKTFLDLIPQKGLAGKIVLPLFMGGSLAHLLTIDYALKPVLSVLGARHILGGVYAVDSQVVRNDQGVVEIAEELQLRLNNALEEFAEETELKAARKAQG; this comes from the coding sequence GTGGCCAAGATTGTGATAATCAACGGGACGCCGTCCCTTGTATCGCGCATCAATGCGGTGATTGAGCACGCCGAGCATGCGCTTCTGGGCAAAGGATTTGAAGCCAGCCGGATCAATGTGGCGGAACTGCCGCCGGAGGATCTGATTCATACGAAGTTTGAGAGCGAAGCGATCGTCAAGGCGAACGGGCTTGTAGCCGAAGCGGATGCGCTCGTCATTGTCAGTCCGGTGTATAAGGCATCCTATACCGGTGTGCTCAAGACGTTCCTCGATCTCATTCCCCAGAAAGGCCTTGCCGGCAAAATCGTGCTCCCGCTCTTCATGGGCGGCAGTCTGGCGCATCTGCTGACGATCGACTATGCGCTGAAGCCGGTGCTGTCCGTGCTCGGCGCGCGCCACATTCTGGGCGGCGTATACGCCGTCGATTCCCAGGTCGTGCGGAACGATCAGGGCGTGGTGGAGATCGCGGAAGAGCTGCAGCTGCGGCTGAACAATGCGCTGGAGGAATTTGCAGAAGAGACGGAGCTGAAAGCGGCGCGCAAGGCGCAGGGCTAA